The genomic stretch cgtttggaggggagggatcgagaaccaacgcgatgCTCTAGGGTAacatcccccacccaaatgtaatgcaaagcgcggaatcacatacataaatcatccatccatcaaaacaatcgtacGCCAAATGGGTGAGCGAGTAAGTTtatacgcgcgaaatgcaaaaatcctaaaaaaggaaaaaatgcaatcctaaacatccaaatataatatataagaaggttaaaagaagaaaagaatcgaCTAACTCAAAAGCTCGGACTCTCTAGTTCCCCAGTGGAGTTGCCAGCTGTCGTGCCCCATTattacaaaaaataaatgagttAAAAAAgtggatttgatttgaaaaaaaaaggattttgtatttaaaaagaaaaagggcctaaatgggggtttgtaatgcgacgatttgggcccaaattatagtttaaaaagggcttttgaaataaaaatcggagtcgccacttggtgatgagttaaggtgtaccaagtcacctaaaaataaatttttaaaggaaaaatagaaaaatcctttttaaacgactccaagtttacgtaaatcaaagaaaaaggttcgggagtcacatttgaaaaaagggaaggcaaggataaaaatccaaggcaccctttcaacccaaccaatgctagttgtgcgatttagtcaaagattttcttatttttacctaaagatttatcacgtttggatgtactatatgaatgcaaaccctagacctaagagggcATCGGGGGGTCGAAATGTATCTTTGAAGCTTATTTGGTACCAgccacattaattgtgacgcccaatgaagactctttcaagaagtcacgaataatgcaaaagtatgagactctaagaaaagaaaaggaataaaataattgtacaaatatacatgtcttaaaggagtgcatcatgtcgggtacgggggacaaatgttcgtgactcaatttttccttttaatagagggaatacgagcgtgctaaggctagaaagccaaactcgtccatatcccatacccAAGGGGTTTccctatctaatcaagcaaatgattctaattctaatgcttatatgaaatgcaagtctaatgtcatgtttcatacaaaaggggcaagtaatatacatataaggaaaatatgggggaaggggtatacatatataaggaaagtagggataagggctatacgtataaggagggatgtcatgcaaaatgataaaaggccctaaaaagtgaaaaatatgcatgagatggagtgattttatcatgcaatcatgatctaacgtgtGAAGGggtcctaagggtctagcgttggactagcccatatttctattttctcactagcgttggactagtgagaaatcgaacaaggaaaacacaactagcgttggactagcgtggtatcgagaaatgaatcacaactagcgttggactagtgtgataacgtcaTGCATTAATTATAAGCTCACAGAAACATAATgaagcgagtaaacacataatatcacataaacacataacacataatcacgatatctagatgcaaagccCTAAGAAaacggtaacacatagcacgtaagcatgcaaatcacacaagcgaaaggaaagtgaataaaaccctagctattacatttgatgggggcctactacaatttAACGgggggaaaataaaaataaataaaataaacctaactattacaacttgacatttaaatgcctttcaaatgatcgaaattgaagataactatacaaaataaaaacaaataaagtggataaataaataaataaataaaatgaaaaacattcaaaaggcatgcaattaagcacataaatcatgtagacacatagggtcaaataaagtgaaaataagggatagagtgtactcccttgcaatggtaatcaaacgaaggaaaaatagcttcaaaacaataaaagggtcaaggcaccaattaaatagtaaagtataaacaaaattACCAAATCCTTACCGATTGcgacttaaatgaaatcaaataatgcataatttccaagaaaagtaaattattgatcagatttctaaaatggaaaaactaccaaggacctaattgcaaatattaaccaatcactcaaacccaaataaaacatttttaggACTTCAAGGGTCTAGGAGCAAAGGaaaggtcaagtaatggttGAAAATGCAATTACTTTaggacccaattgcaagaaattagaacaTGATTGGGCCTTTGTAGCATAGACAGAAGCTAAGGGGAgtaaagtgcaatttttagaaaccatttcatgcatgcaacgaGGACTGAAGCCTTCattacttctgcaattttcgTATGAAGCTTTCTGCAACTTTAAGCTTTCAAAATGCGGATTTCATTCAAGACTTCAAACAAAATTCAGCAAAGACCATCACTCAACACCACCTAACAGCTAGACACTATGATTAATGCAATCCAATCATGAACACTAAACCATTAAAAATCAAATGAAGACAAGTGAAGAACCGAATAGAGGAAGTGTGCAGCGGCAGAAAAACAAAATCAGCTATCATTTTTCTGCAacatcatttcatttcaccagAGTGCCAATGCAGCTAGACATCAAAAGTTTGTATCAAGAAAAGACTGGTGTATCTTGGTGACTTAGCCAAATGTGATCATCCGAACATAATGTTTAACTACATTCAAAACACAAACGAAACTGGAGCTCGTGACTCATAACAATTGCAGTAGAAATACACGAATAGATGGAGCTTTCCTCCAATCTACTGGGTTTGCAAAGCAAGTTTTCCTTGTCTGTCCATGAGTGAAATCTCTACCAAACGTCAAGCATTGGTCTTTAAGCAATGAAAACACGACAAGGCGACCATCAAGCATGCAACTCTTTCTATGACTCCGGGAGTTCAACAGACACAAATTTCCTTTTTATTCAATCACTTAACACTTCACCCAATCAAAACTAGAAACGAAAGGCTCAGAACACAggtttttctttgcattttcgaGACAAAACCATGACATACATAGATTCCAGAAGATCGTGTATGCTTGGGAACAGAGAATTGGAATGGACACTCACATAGTTTACCAGCCAAAAGATGAATGATTACAGACTTGCTTCAGGCAAATCGACAACGTCAGAAAACAAGACAAAACGCAAGTTCCAATATATTTAAGATCCTAAATACGAGAGCTCGAGACAGGAAGGAAGGGGACATCCAACAAACTTTCGGGCACCAAATGCAACAAAATGACTGGAATGTCTACTAAACTTGGACCCAACATCGCAGCCGACCATCACATAAAACAAACGTCAATCAAAACGCAAATTCTGCCACCATGAagtaaaaacaacaaaaacgaAGCTCGAAACAAAGGATAATTAGGAACATCAGTATCACAACCCTTTCAAATCCATATCTGCAATTCTTCAACACAAGCCCCAAAGCCATAAAAATCCAATCTTTGGGCCCATCAGGAAATCACAGAAGAAGAAACCGCAGATGACATCCATTTTATTTTTGTATGAAGGAGAGGAAGCACGAAAGCTAACAAGTTTTATAAAATACACAAGTTCTAAACATAGCCACTGGAGTCATAACTTATTCACCCGATCATGCCCAGCATACAATCATTAAGATCTGGGGTTTCTAACTCACAAACGAAGGACAAGATTCGGTAATTTAATGGAAAGAAAACGCAACTTACAGTGATGGTGCTTCCTCTCGGTGAAAGTGATGACGATCAGGAGGATTAGCAACTCCGATGGCTCTTTTGCTGACTCTTCTTCCTTGGTTGACACTGTAATCCTTAGGTTTCTCTCCCGTTTCCTCGGTTTGTTTCTCTCTTTTGCTACTGTTTCAGCCGCCAATAGGTTCTTCCTCTAATCTCTCTCAGCCGTCACTAACTCTCTTCAGCCGTCCAACAACCTCCCCAAGATTTCCCTTCTGCCCTTTTTCCTCTCCGTTTCTTTTCTTACCTAGCCGTAAAAACTCTCCTTTTCTCTCCAGATTTTTCAGCCGTCACCCCACTTCCTTTCCTCAGCCCTCTCTTCCCTTTATATGAAACCATaacccctaaaccctcacctcaaaggtgaggatgaagggttgGTTTCTACCAAAAACCTCAGCCATTCGATCCATCAGAAAAATCTCACATGAAAATGATATCATTTTTTCACGCTGCTGCATGCGcggcttctttttctttttctttttttcaatcacttaattaaacaacaataatacaaaataacaatttaaacaaaaaacttaaataaaatgtacaaaactagtaacaaaagataaaaccaaaagctaagatttttcctgtgtttgattaatgatttttcctctctttttcgattaataaacagcaaaaggaaataaaaacattttttttgatgaataattttctcttttgacaaattttatgctaaaaagtcttacaataaaaaaaataaacagctaaaagggcaaaaatgaataccaaaataaaaactaaaataaaataatagataataataatctaaaatgctatacaaatactaaaagtctaaaatcaaaatcatgaaattaataaataaaaatagataacaaaataaaaatagaataaaaattatttaaaaaaatttggtgtctacagtttgcccctctttgtctgagttttggaaaaacttgagacaaagaagtagacaccaaatacttacctgtggttATCCAACTACAAACTAGTCGAACGACTGCCGttttttgaaatgaggactAACCCCTTTTAATGAGATTGACTCAGACGAGAAATATAAAATGGACTGACCCAAAACAGGAAATTCAaaagggactgacccgaataagaaggttaaaacgggactgacctgaacagaaaatttaatacgggactgacccatgacaggaattttaaaatcgggactgacccgagacaggaaatttaaacgggagtgacccgaacaggaattcaaaatcgggactgacccgagacaggaatttgaaatcgggactgacccgagacaggaaatttaaacgggactgacccgaacagaaaatttaaaatcgggactgacccgaaacaggaatttgaaatcgggattgacccgagacaggaatttaaaatctgGACTGACCCAAGGCATGAATTTGAAatcaggactgacccgaaacaggaaacttaaacgggactgacccgaacaagaaaattgaaacagggaatttaaaatcgggactgacccgaaacaagaaacttaaaatcgggactgacccgaacagaaattcaaaatcaggactgacccgagacagggATTTAAAATCGGAGAAATTCCAGTATACTTACCTGAGAATAGcccaatttaaaattttcattttcaaggtTACGCTTTTGCTTCTAAGCCAAAGGTTGATTTTACATCACCGTTTTGTTGTGCCTTTGATCAAACTTGCTCGCAACTTGTCCGATCCGCCTTTGTTTGCCGGAAAATTTTCCGATACCGACTCCAGTGCGAGATGTGATTGTTTTCCTCTATGCATGAAATTTCCTGCAAAAGGGAAAGAATAaggaaattgccaccatcatttgatccagttccctttgagaatcgtgtaaacatgaatCTTTTGATGCCTTTGTCAACTTTTGCCGTGGTATCTGATTTAGTTGGATTTATTACTTCAAAGACTTTCTGATTTTTCCCAGACCGACCAGGCATGCCTTTAGCCATATTGTGAGATCTATGTAACGGCCCCTGCTGACTCACGACCATTTCCAAAAGATGACTGAATCCAACGTGTGTTTTGCACAAATCACGGGGATTGTCATTTATTAAAATTCAATGATTCAAAaatgatgtatgtaagataaattCACATATCATGCAGGGATGAATATTGCAAAAGGATGCAAACACGATCAATCATGCTTAAACTCATGAAAATGTCATGAATACGAATAATTGAGGAAAAATAAACTTCATAGGAatgtatttgccaaagaatATCTATTCAATAGTGAGACACAGCTTTTGGCCAGCAAATGTCACATTCgaatctctggatatctttaCTCCGGAATTCAATATTGACAGAAGTGTTACAAAAcgaagagaaatccaaatgaaccaagtcaccagctgttcctcctCATGCTCGCTCATTGCAGAaccctaccttggcgccctttcgggtttttaccaaggttgcccccaccctttttttgtttttttttctttttttgaggtGTCCTTTCGGATTTTCACTTATAGAACAAAGGAAAATCTCGACCATGATTGACTCAGGAGTGtgagttgaagatttctggcatcagtaaaacgCGCTTCGCTTATAAGCTTAAGTGAAGGCATTacggacatcacttgccagttgattagcgaacttcctaatagaaatacagcaagtgacgaaagccaggacttttggGTTTTTATAacgaggtcaggtggggtgttttcaagaaaagttgaggcttgaaagcaaagattttttttttaatgaaaagtgtgaaataacctgagattgcaatCATTTTGAAATGATCCCCGATTTTGAACgaaaactgaggaaaattttgccccagtttgattggattttctctctttgcatttttcattgcattttcctcacttttgcatctttctttagaaaactaaatttgccccagtgtgggtcAATTGAAGCAGGAGGGTCAATTGTGCCAATCAcatccataccccacattgagcAGGGCCATGGGGCAATCATACTGTGCAATTCGGTGGGGGGAGCGCATATGATGTCGCCATGCAGTTGACATTTaatacatctccggacaaaatcTATGCAATCGCGTCCCATTGTAAGCCAAAAATacccggttctcatgattttcttcgccAACAAATgtccattcatgtgaggtccgcAGACACCGCTATGTACCTCTTTCATCATGTATtgagcttcatcttcatcaatgcaccttaagaggttcaaatctgaggtccttttatataatacatctccatttaagaaaaacttCGAGGCCATTCTGCGCAGGAAACCCTTGTCATTTGCACTAGCTTCTGGAGGGTAAGACCCGGTTTTGATGAATTCCTTAACATCATTGTACCAAGAGCTATCACCAGAAGATTTGTCTATGACCCAACAATGAGCAGGCTTGTCTTGGAGTCGAATCCGGATAGGCTCGATTCCTAATTCGTCCGGATATTGCATCATAGACGATAGGGTGGCCAAGGCATCTGCAAATGCATTTCGGGCTTGTGGGAGATGTCTGAATTCCAAACTTTGAAATTGTTTAGCCAAATTGAGCAAATTACAGTGGTATGGCAggatttttgaatctttggttaccCATTGTTTCAATGTTTGGTGCACAAGTAAATTTGAATCACTGAAGGCTATTAACTCCTTAACttccatttccaaagccattttaAGACAAAAAATACATGCTTCATACTCGGCCATATTGTTTGTgcaagcaaattgcaatttaGCGGATCCAGGATAATGCTTCCCTTCCGGGGATACGAGAACTGCTCCTATTCCGACTCCAAAAGAATTAGCTGCACCATCGAAAAACAATCTCCATTCAGGGCACTGCTCGCTCATATCTTCTACGGTACTGACaaataaaacctcttcattagGGAAATAGGTATGGAGCGGTTGATAATCATCGTCCTttggattttctgccaaatgatcGGCCATATCTTGTCCCTTGACGGCCTTTTGCGAAGTGAAAACAATGTCAAACTCTGAAAGAGTCATCTGTCATTTGGCCAGACGCCCAGTTGGCATCGGCTTTTCCAAGAGGTATTTCAGAGGATCGGAGCAGGAGATGAGATAGGTAGTATGACTTAGCAGGTAGTGCCTTAATCTTTGAGCTGCCCAGGCCAAAGCacagcagcttttctcaataaatgaataattagcctcatacTGCGTGAATTTCTTGCTAAGATAGTAGATGGCTTGCTCTTTCCTTCCCGAGTCGTCGTGCTGCCCCAGAACACACCCTACTACTCCGTCGAGCATAGATAAGTACATGATCAAAGACCGGCCCGGTTTGGGTGGCACTAGGATCGGAGGCTGTagcaaataatctttaatcttgtcgaaGGCTTGTTGGCACTCCTCATTCCAATGTAACGGCACATTCTTTTTTAACAACTTGAATAGTGGCTCGCGCGTAGCGGTTAATTGGGCAATGAATCTTCCAATGAAATTAATCTTCCCTAAAAaacttttcacgtccttctgCGTCTTCGGTACTGGCATGTCTCGAATTGCCTTGATCTTTACCGGGTCTATCTCTATGCCTTTTTTGCTGACAATAAAACCTAACAATTTACTAGCTGGTGCTCCAAAGGCGCACTTTGCAGGATTcaacttcaaattgtactttcgCAACCTTTCAAACAACTTCCTTAGATCCATCAAATGGTCCTCGGCTTTCTTTGACTTGATTATaatgtcatccacgtagacctcaaTCTCTTTGTGGATCATGTCATGAAACAAAGTAGTCATAGttctttgataagtagctcCGACATTCTTTAAACCAAACGGCATTACTCGATAGCAAAAGGTGCCCCAAGGGGTGATAAAAGCAATCTTTTCTCTATCCTCCTCAGCCATTAAGATTCGATGATATCCAGCAAAACAATCACAAAAAGATTCAATTTCGTGTCCGACAGTGTTGTCTAGAATGATATGAATATTTGGCAAAGGAAagtcatctttaggactggcctTATTAAGATCCCTATAATCGACACAGACTCGcacttctccatttttcttcggaacagggactggattcgaGAGCCAAACAGGGTAATGGGATACAAGGATAATATTAGTCTGAAGCTGCTTTTCAATTTGCTCatttattttgaggctcatatctggtttgaatttgcAGGGTTTTTGCTTTACTGGTGGGAAAGCTGGGTTTGTGGGTAATTTGTGGACCACTACATCAGTCGAAATGCCAGTCATATCGTCATAAGACCATGCAAACACATCTTGAAACATAGACAAAAATTCGATCATCTCctctttctattttttattcaaatgaATGCTGATTTGTATCTCCTTAACCTCAGTCTCAATACCAATGTTAACAACTTCTATTTCTTCCAGGTTCGATTTAGatttctcctcatattgttcaagatcttctgaaaaagaatcaaatacttcctcactatcactctcgctttgaaaTTCGGATTCCATAACTTCtaagtcgtgagtgatatagagactgtcatcatcagattccagaacagtgatatctgtagacaccaaattttgaataattttatgtggcatctatttcatgatttttattttagattgcttgcattcgttgtttacttttagttttaatttttagttttagcttttaagtttaaaattagcgtagagtttttagaaaaaaaaggaaaacatcaaaaatatgttgtagtcattttatttttattcaatgctttcttgaaaagaaaaattcaaaaaaaataggctttagttagatcggaaaaatgaaaaaaagagaaaaaggaaaaaggaaaatttgttcacaaaaatttGTCCAcaaaaattcaatctttgggcactttagttatttttattaagttattttggggaaaatgaaaaatgaaacaaaaagagatggaaaaatggtcatttttgttgtttttagttgtttagtttttaaattattttcattattattattattattattacttggtttttggcaatttgttattattattatttatattttctgtatttattaagttattaagaaaaaaaaaaaaaaaaaaaagaaaagaaagtgaaacgcggcatgcaagctgcgtattgccgcagcttgcaaacaAAGGGCTGGGCAGCCCCTTTAGCTGCAAAATTGGGGAGATTGTTTTAGGGTTGAGCGCTTcatataaaaggaaagaaaggggagCCGCAAAGGAGGAGGTTTTTAGCAGGAACAAgcagcaaaaacaaaaacaggGAGATACGGAGAGAGGGGGACAGCGAGAGAAAATTGAAAGAGAGAGTCCGGGGGGGGATAGAAACtcagcaaaaagaaaagaaaggagagaCTGGCTGTGGGGAGAGACTACGAGGGTTTTAGGTTGACAGCGGAGAGCGAACGACGAAGGGAAAAACAGAGAGCAAAGGGAGAATCTGGGCTGAGGTTTGagggagaaaaagagaaaatagaaGAGCTTCTGGAACAGCAGGAAAGAAAACCAAAGAGAGAGCAGGGGGGGACGGCAAAAGATCTAGAGCAAAAGGAAAAGTGAGAGTTGGCGGCTGTGGGGGATTGAAAACAGAAACCAGATAGAGAGAGCATGACGGCTGTAGGGAGGTCTAGGGTAGAATCCAAGACTGACGGCTAAAAAATCTGAAGGAGGAGGACGGCTAAAGTCTGGGTTGGTGGCTGGGAGAACGAAGAATTTACGGGCAGAACAAGATAGGAGCTTTGGACGGAAAGAAAGGCTCGTTGGCAGTTGTGGGGAGGAAAAGACACAGAGAGCTACGGAAGGAGGCTTTGGGCGAGAAAgaaaagggaggagagtggcAGCTGAACTTAGAGAGAGTGCGAAGAAAAGAGCCGAAGCAAGGAATCGCAAATTTCCTCAGGCTCGCGAATTCACCATCATCCTCGGCAGAGCTTTGTAAGCTGCTTTCTTGCTTCCAAATTCAAGTTTCCTTTAATACTGCTGCCTGAAGTTCTCGGTTGTGTTTCATAGCAGTTTACTTGGTGGAACTCTtatgtttgtttttctttctggAAAAATTGCTGCTTTATGTGTTGTTTGAATTTGCCCTGAATTTTTCCAATCATCCTGTTTAACTCAAAAACCAGATCTGTCTCTTCACTATTGCATCCTTAGCATTCTAAAACTCACGCAGTGTCTGAGTTCTCTTATTGTTCCTGCTGTTGGTTTATGATTGAGGAATGCGTGGTTTCGGCCTGGGTTTCGGAGGGACTGAATTTTTGTGGGTCATGTGAATTCGGTTGATAGATTTTATTTGAgttttggtataaaatgcatacGTAAGATGGGCTGCAACTTTACAGCAGAAATATGGCGAAGTTGCAGCAGATtttaagtttcttttctttcttttctcttgccTTGCGTGACATTGTCCTGGAAGTTTGGCGCATCACAGTTGGGAAGTTCTGGTCGAATGAAGTTGCAGCAAGTCCTCATGTTGCTTGCTGTATTTTTATGCCCGTGGTTTGTTATGTCGTTTCCATTCTCCTCTCTCCTGTTTGTTTATTTGCTCAAGCGGCTGTTTACTTGTGTTTCAGTGGAGTTTGGTTGATTGCTCTAAAGTTTGTGTGAGGTTGGTTTGGCCTGAGTCAGTTGTCTGAGATTTGTTTTGCCGTGGGTTATGTCTGTTGCCATGTAAAGCTTTTGTTTTTCAGAAATCTTGTCGGCTGGAGTTTGGGTAGCTCAATTCAAGTTCTGTTTCATTTATACAGTCAAAATGGCATGTAGTTTCAATCTCTTTCCTTAGGTATtccataa from Coffea eugenioides isolate CCC68of chromosome 8, Ceug_1.0, whole genome shotgun sequence encodes the following:
- the LOC113780424 gene encoding uncharacterized protein LOC113780424, with the protein product MTLSEFDIVFTSQKAVKGQDMADHLAENPKDDDYQPLHTYFPNEEVLFVSTVEDMSEQCPEWRLFFDGAANSFGVGIGAVLVSPEGKHYPGSAKLQFACTNNMAEYEACIFCLKMALEMEVKELIAFSDSNLLVHQTLKQWVTKDSKILPYHCNLLNLAKQFQSLEFRHLPQARNAFADALATLSSMMQYPDELGIEPIRIRLQDKPAHCWVIDKSSGDSSWYNDVKEFIKTGSYPPEASANDKGFLRRMASKFFLNGDISRDSNVTFAGQKLCLTIE